In Humulus lupulus chromosome 6, drHumLupu1.1, whole genome shotgun sequence, a single genomic region encodes these proteins:
- the LOC133782484 gene encoding uncharacterized protein LOC133782484: MGPKKNGERSDSTVELGQEMETLKTEVSDIKNSMESMASRIQQQLQETLQQSQREFQESLQQQFKTLWEIQERSKNHQESREDGNGASGSQEKGQPRESAAQGDPQQREPPSRSRLWSTGASPPDVFRGSRNSGGSFFDRGQQEIQCRHENRLKRLKVPSFNGENPDGWIMQAERFFVCHEYDEEEKVEAAFISFSGDALLWYQYESNKRNIHNWEELKKLLLRHFRDQQEGSLYDQFLTVKQEGTVSEYKRKFIRLLAPLGTVEPAVQLSTFLNGLTPSLWAELRIMRPRNVDEAMEIVQDIEDKNRVARQQYNYTNKSAFNDTSLKPVKPSPSPATIAIRRLTESEIQLKRQKGLCF, encoded by the coding sequence ATGGGCCCAAAGAAAAATGGGGAAAGGAGCGACTCTACTGTAGAGCTCGGACAAGAAATGGAGACCTTGAAGACAGAAGTTTCAGACATCAAGAATTCCATGGAGAGCATGGCCAGCCGAATTCAGCAGCAGTTACAAGAAACCCTTCAACAATCTCAACGTGAGTTTCAAGAATCTCTGCAGCAACAATTCAAAACGCTGTGGGAAATTCAAGAAAGATCAAAGAATCATCAAGAGTCAAGGGAAGATGGCAATGGTGCTAGTGGCAGCCAGGAGAAGGGTCAGCCAAGAGAATCAGCAGCACAAGGTGACCCTCAACAGAGAGAACCACCTTCAAGAAGCAGGCTCTGGTCTACTGGTGCATCTCCCCCAGATGTGTTTAGGGGTAGTCGGAATTCGGGAGGTAGCTTTTTCGACCGGGGACAGCAGGAAATTCAATGTCGCCATGAGAATCGACTCAAAAGGTTGAAGGTGCCATCCTTTAATGGTGAGAATCCAGATGGTTGGATAATGCAAGCAGAGAGATTTTTTGTTTGCCATGAATatgatgaagaagagaaggtTGAGGCAGCCTTCATTTCATTTTCTGGTGATGCTTTATTATGGTATCAATACGAAAGCAACAAAAGGAACATTCACAACTGGGAGGAATTGAAAAAGCTGTTGCTTCGACATTTCCGAGATCAACAAGAAGGGTCCCTGTACGACCAATTTTTGACTGTCAAACAGGAAGGTACTGTTTCAGAATATAAGAGAAAGTTCATAAGGCTCCTGGCACCCTTGGGAACGGTTGAACCAGCAGTACAATTGAGCACTTTCTTAAATGGATTAACCCCATCTCTATGGGCTGAGTTGCGGATCATGCGACCAAGGAATGTTGATGAGGCCATGGAAATTGTTCAGGATATCGAGGACAAGAATAGGGTGGCAAGGCAGCAATACAACTACACCAACAAATCAGCTTTCAATGATACTTCCCTGAAGCCCGTTAAACCTTCACCCAGCCCCGCAACCATTGCTATTCGCCGACTTACAGAGTCAGAAATCCAACTAAAAAGGCAAAAAGGGCTGTGTTTCTGA